A stretch of the Pseudomonadota bacterium genome encodes the following:
- a CDS encoding aspartate kinase translates to MSAPLAPIVVMKFGGTSVGDVACIKHVADLVMQFKSENPGVGVVVVLSAMAGETNKLLALAKGCVEHPAPRELDVLLASGEQVTVALLAMRLSSIGIPAKSLLGSQLRIVTDERHTNAQIEEIDTEALHAALAAGLVPVVAGFQGVADSGDITTLGRGGSDITAVALAAALRAQCCFIYTDVTGVFSCDPRLSVKARLLERITHEEMLEMASLGAKVLHTRSVYFAMRYGVPLVVLSTFAGAFKPGVNGTWIVREEEGMEQVIVSGITHKLDEARLMIQSMPSDIETMSKLFSVLGERGVLVDMISQENIGPGLLNVSLTVADEQSSAALEVVREIIQALRAEGVTIERNIAKVSIVGIGMRHHTDVAGRFFRALGREGINVQMINTSEIKISVLVARKFCEAAVRVLNEEFIPG, encoded by the coding sequence ATGAGCGCGCCGTTAGCCCCGATAGTCGTTATGAAGTTCGGGGGTACCTCGGTTGGTGATGTAGCGTGCATAAAGCATGTAGCCGATCTCGTTATGCAGTTTAAGAGCGAGAATCCCGGAGTCGGTGTGGTGGTGGTGCTCTCCGCTATGGCGGGAGAGACCAATAAACTGCTAGCACTCGCCAAGGGTTGCGTGGAACACCCTGCACCCCGTGAGCTAGATGTTCTGTTAGCAAGTGGCGAGCAGGTAACCGTTGCACTACTCGCCATGCGGCTCTCTAGTATCGGTATTCCGGCAAAGAGTCTGCTCGGTTCACAGCTGCGTATAGTAACCGATGAGCGGCATACGAATGCCCAGATTGAAGAGATAGACACAGAGGCGCTACACGCCGCTCTTGCCGCCGGGCTAGTTCCAGTTGTGGCGGGGTTTCAGGGGGTAGCTGATAGTGGTGATATTACAACCTTAGGGCGGGGTGGTTCGGATATTACAGCCGTTGCACTAGCTGCAGCATTACGTGCGCAGTGTTGTTTTATCTACACAGATGTTACAGGGGTATTTTCGTGCGATCCGCGGCTCTCTGTTAAAGCACGCCTTCTTGAGCGCATAACGCACGAGGAGATGCTTGAGATGGCGAGTCTTGGGGCGAAGGTGCTGCATACTCGCTCGGTATACTTTGCGATGCGTTACGGGGTTCCGCTTGTAGTGCTTTCAACCTTTGCAGGGGCGTTTAAGCCCGGTGTTAACGGTACATGGATAGTAAGAGAGGAGGAGGGCATGGAACAGGTTATTGTTAGCGGTATTACCCATAAACTTGATGAGGCACGGCTGATGATTCAGAGCATGCCGTCTGATATAGAAACGATGTCGAAACTATTTTCGGTGCTTGGAGAGCGGGGGGTACTGGTCGATATGATCTCTCAGGAGAATATCGGCCCAGGGCTGCTTAATGTGAGCTTAACCGTCGCCGACGAGCAGAGCTCCGCAGCATTGGAGGTTGTTCGAGAGATTATACAAGCACTTAGGGCCGAGGGGGTTACTATTGAGCGCAATATCGCCAAGGTATCTATAGTCGGTATCGGGATGCGCCATCACACCGATGTCGCAGGAAGGTTCTTTAGAGCTCTAGGGCGTGAGGGCATTAACGTACAGATGATTAATACCTCAGAGATAAAGATCTCAGTTCTTGTGGCCAGAAAGTTTTGCGAGGCGGCTGTGCGGGTGCTTAATGAGGAATTTATACCGGGGTAA